The Chryseobacterium oranimense genome contains the following window.
ATTCCGAAGCAGATTTGAACAGAGTTTCAGTGGCGACAGAATTACAGGCCGATTTCTATGCAGGAGTTTGGGCTAAGCAGACGGATAACAGAGAACATATCCTGGAGCCGGGCGATATTGAGTCCGCCATAGAAGCAGCTGAAGCTGTAGGTGATGATAATATCCAGAAAAGATCCCAGGGCTATGTAAATCAGGAAAGCTTTACGCATGGCTCATCTGCACAGCGTAAAGAATGGTTTATGAAAGGTTACAATACTGGAGATATTAAACAGGGAGATACTTTTAACCAGCTTTTAAAATAAATCCTTTACATACAATTTAAAAACCCCTGAAGAAATTCTCCAGGGGTTATTTTTTTATTGCAGTTCAATCGGGTTGCTGTTTTTCTTGGCTTCCTCTTTTACTCTTTCCTCCATTCTCTTCCTCATATCAGCCGGATTCTGATTTCCTCCCCTGCCTCCGCCAATGGACATTGGTGCTGAAGGAAAGCCTCCACCGCCACTATTCTGCATGAACGACATCGGGTCTGTTTTAAATTTAGCCTGCTGTTTTAGATAATCTGCTCTTTTTACCTTTAAAGTATTTCCAAACTGATTCAGTGTTGCAATTTCAGGGATTTTATAATTCTTCATCAAGTCAAAAGAATAGTCACCTTTATCATCTTCCACCTTTACAATCAGTCCCGGAAGACCACCGAATTTATAAGGTCCGTCCTGATAAGGCAGATCTGTTGTAAACCATGCTGTCCACTGTCTTCCGGCAAAATCTGTGGTTGCTTTCTGAACTTTATACTCGCCTATCTTCGTGGTTTCAGAAGACATTTTCCAGTTCAGGGGACGGTCTTCCTCGTAAGAGTAAAGATCTCTGCCAATCCTGTCTTTAAAAAGTGTTTTCTGACTGGCTTTATCCTTTTCAACAGAATAGTTGATGTTGGTTCTCACGCCTTCCATCTGTTCTCTGCTGATAGAGCCTCTTCCCCCTCCGCCCTGAAATGCTTTCTGTAGAATAGAATCCCTTTTATACCTGTTTTCAGAATAAAAAAGAGATTTTTCAGCGGAAATATCTAAATAGGCATTTTCAGTTTTAATATCGCTTTTGTTTTCTGCATCCGGCTTCATAGTCACCTGATATACAAAGCGATTGCTTTGCGCAGAAATATGTTGCATAAAAAATGCTAAAGCAAGAATTCCTAATTTTTTCATGTTGGATTTTATTTTAATTCAATTGGATTTTGGCTTTCATTATTTCTTAAAGAACTATTTCCGGGAGCCGTATCACGCATGGGAAAATTTCCAACATCATTACCCATACCCTGATGCATTTCCCTTTCGCCGCCCATTTTGCCCATACCGCCGCCTCGCATTCCGCCGTGCCCGCCACTTCCGAAATTCACTCCGCCTTTTGCACTTCCATCCGGCAGTCTTCTGTTTTTACCTGCTTCGAGCATCAATGCCGCTTTATCTCCATTGAAAGCAACTCTTGTACTTTGCTTTGCATTAGGATCGTTGGGCTTTTCAAAAGCATTCTGAATTTTGATTTTTTTAACGAGATCAAACTTATAGTCACCGTTTTCATCTTCCAGCTTTACAATCAGCCCCGGAAGCCCGGAAAATTTATATGGCCCGTCGGAAACATTGATATCTTTCGTGAACCATGCTGTCCAGACTCTTCCGCCAAAATTTGTAACAGCTTTCTGAGCAGGATAACCGTTCTGATTTTCTTTAATATCTGTAATTTCCCATTTCAACGGTCTGTCTTCCTGATAGAAAATCTCCCTGCCGGCCACTTTATCATAATAATACACTTTTTGTCCGGGAATATCCTTAGTAATATAGTTTTCAAAAAAAGCATGTTCAAGGTCTTTTTTTATATTCAGGCTTTTAAAATCTTTGTCTCTTTTTTTATGATCTTCTTTATCTTCCGCCCTGAAAGCTGCAAATAAAGAATCTTTGATGAGTTTATTTTCACTGATAAACAAAGACTTATCTCCTTTCACATCCAGAAACGTTCTTTCGTGCTTAAGGCTCACCAGATTGATAGAATCGGGATTCACTGCAGTGTCATAAATATATCTTACGGTCTGTCCGTTGACAATGATTACTAAAAGCAACGAAAAAAAGGCAATTATTTTTTTCTTCATTATACTTCCTTGTGGTTGTTTCATTAGGATAAAGAATATGATTCAAAGTTAAATCAAAACACAATGTTCCTGTTTGCAAAAAGATAATATTGGCTAATTTTTAACACCCTGAATCGCGCTGGCATTTAAAATCGTGAAAATAGACACCATCGATTTGAGATTGCGGAAATTAGTTCGTATTTTTGCATCATTAAATCATTCTAAATAAATACAATGATAAAAGTATCAGACCAAGCAAAGGCAAAAGCCATCCAGCTGATGACAGAGGAAGGCTTCAACCCTGCTGAAGATTATATAAGAGTGGGGGTAAAAAGCGGAGGATGCTCTGGTTTAGAGTATGTTTTAAGGTTCGACAACCAAAAGACAGATACTGATCAGCTTTTTGAAGACAATAATGTGAAAATTGTTATTGACAAAAAATCTATCCTCTATTTGGCAGGAACTACTCTTGAATATTCAGGAGGATTAAACGGAAAAGGATTTGTTTTCAACAATCCTAATGCATCCAGAACGTGTGGATGTGGGGAATCTTTCAGTCTTTAAGATTGATTAAAAGATTTAGAGATTAAGAAATTTAGAAATTATGACTGTCTCATTTGAAAATTTCCCAATTTATAAAAAGGCAATTACATTTACAGTTAAAATTTTTAAAATCCTTGATAATGAAAATTTACAAAAAGAATTTTCACTCAAAGATCAGCTAAAAAGAGCGACTTTATCAATAACTAATAATATTGCTGAGGGCTCAGAATATGGAAGTAACAAACAATTTATCAGATTTCTTTGGATTGCAAAAGGAAGTTGTGCAGAAGTCAGAAATATGCTGTTTGTTTTATACAGTTTAGAGAAAATCAATGATGAAATTTTCAATCCACTTAATACTGAGTGTATGGAAATAACAAAAGAGATTTATCATTTTATAAAATATCTTGAAAAGAGCACTTTAGATGCTAAGTAATTTTTAAATTCCTTAATTTCTGAATCTCTTAATAAATTATGAGTAAATACACTGAAGACGATTTAAGAGTCGATCTAGAAAATAAAAAATACGAATTCGGGTGGGAAACGAAGATAGATTATGAAGACTTTCCAATAGGCTTGAATGAAGATATTGTCCGTGCGATCTCCGCTAAAAAAGAGGAGCCCGAATGGATGACTGAATGGCGTTTGGAATCTTTCAGGATCTGGCTGAAAATGACAGAACCTACCTGGGCTAACATTAAATACGAAAAACCTGATTTCCAGGCTATCCGTTACTATGCAGCCCCGAAAGCCAAGCCGGAATTAGAAAGCCTGGATCAGGTAGATCCTGAGCTTTTAAAAACTTTTGAGAAACTTGGAATCAATATTGAAGAGCAGAAAAGGCTTTCAGGAGTTGCTGTAGATATCGTTATAGATTCAGTTTCCGTAAAGACTACGTTTCAGGATACCTTAATGGAAAAAGGAATTATTTTCTGTTCCATTTCTGAAGCAATTAAAAACCATCCTGATTTAGTAAGAAAATACTTAGGAAAAGTAGTTCCTAGAGGAGATAATTTCTATTCAGCACTGAATTCCGCAGTTTTCTCTGACGGAAGTTTCTGCTATATTCCAAAAGGGGTAAGATGCCCGATGGAGCTCTCAACATATTTCCGTATCAATCAGGCGGGAACAGGACAGTTCGAAAGAACCCTTGTAATCGCTGATGAAGGAAGCTATGTTTCTTATCTTGAAGGATGTACAGCGCCATCAAGAGATGAAAACCAGCTTCACGCTGCCGTTGTTGAGCTGATTGCAATGGATGATGCAGAAATTAAATACTCTACTGTTCAAAACTGGTACCCGGGGAATGAAGAAGGAAAAGGAGGAGTATTCAACTTTGTAACAAAAAGAGGACTTTGCGAAAGAAATGCAAAAATCTCATGGACACAGGTGGAAACAGGGTCTGCCGTAACGTGGAAATATCCTTCCTGTATCCTGAAAGGGGATAATTCTATCGGTGAGTTCTACTCTATTGCTGTGACCAATAATCACCAATATGCAGATACCGGCACCAAAATGATCCATATTGGAAAAAACACTAAATCCACGATCATTTCAAAAGGTATTTCTGCAGGTAAATCTCAGAATTCATACAGAGGTCTGGTAAAAGTAATGCCTTCTGCAAAAGGAGCAAGAAACTTTTCACAGTGTGATTCTCTGCTGATGGGTAATGAATGTGGTGCACACACCTTCCCTTATATTGAAATCAAAGATCCCACCGCACAGCTGGAACATGAGGCTACCACCTCAAAAATCGGGGAAGACCAGATCTTCTACTGTAATCAGAGAGGAATTGACACAGAAAGAGCTATCGCATTGATTGTGAATGGTTTCAGCAAAGAAGTATTGAACAAACTTCCTATGGAGTTTGCCATTGAGGCCCAGAAATTACTGGAGATTTCTCTGGAAGGATCTGTAGGATAATTTATAGATAGATTGCGTATGGAAGTCACTGAAAGATTAATTTTAAGAAAAACCGAAAAAGAAGATTTCGAAAGATTTTTTGAAATTAATAAAGATCCTGAGACTAATCTGTACAACCCAGGTGGCCCTATGAGCTTTGAAAAAGCTGAAAATACATTCAAAAGAATGCAGGAACACTGGAATCAGCACCATTTCGGAGCATGGACCATTATAGCGAAAGATAATGAAAGCATTGTGGGTTTCGGAGGTCTGAGCTATAAAAAATATGGAGAGGATGAAAAATTAAATCTTGGTTATCGTTTTGCAGTGGAAGCATGGGGAAAAGGATATGCAACAGAATTCACGAAAAAGGCTGTAGATTTTGGATTTAATCATCTTGATAAGGAAGAGATATTCGGAGTTGTCCGCCCGGATAATATAGCTTCTGTTAAAGTTTTGGAAAAGGCAGGTATGACGCAAATCGGAACTCTTAATGACGTACCCGGTCAGCCTGAAAGTTTAGTATATAGAATTCAAAAAAATAATTTGTTTAGCAAATAAAAATGTTAGAAATAAAAAACCTACACGCCAGAATTGAAGATGGCGCAGAAATTTTAAAAGGTATTAATCTTGAAATAAAACCTGGGGAAGTTCATGCTATCATGGGTCCCAACGGAGCTGGAAAATCTACCCTTTCTTCTGTAATTGCAGGAAAAGAAGATTACGAAGTTACAGACGGAGAAATCATTTTTGGAGGAGAAAATATTATTGAAGATGCTCCTGAAGAAAGAGCACACAAAGGAATTTTCCTTTCTTTCCAGTATCCTGTAGAGATTCCCGGCGTTTCTGTAACCAACTTCATTAAAGCTGCTTTAAATGAAACAAGAAAGGCAAACGGTTTGGAAGATATGCCGGCAAAAGAAATGCTAGCCCTTATCCGTGAAAAATCTGAGCAGTTAGGTATAAAAAAAGATTTCCTTTCAAGATCACTGAACGAAGGTTTCTCCGGAGGTGAGAAGAAAAGAAACGAAATATTCCAGATGATGATGCTTAATCCTAAACTGGCTATTCTTGATGAAACCGATTCAGGACTGGACATCGATGCTTTAAGGATTGTTGCAGATGGCGTAAATGCTTTTAAAAATGAAGGGAACGCTGTTCTTTTGATTACTCACTATCAAAGATTGCTTAACTATATCCAGCCTGACTTCGTTCACGTTCTGGCTAACGGGAAAATCATCAAAACCGGTGATAAATCTCTTGCCCTGGAGCTCGAAGAAAAAGGTTACGACTGGCTTCTTAACTAAGAAGAAAATCTTTCAGCAGGAATTTTATCAATCCTTCTGAAAATGCGGAAAACCCGCAGTAAATTAGTATTTTTAAATATATAAAATAAGGTGTGATGGCCGAAATATCAGTAATGGCTTTATACGATCAGATTATTGACAATCACGGTGAATTTTTGGAGAGTCTTCGTCACAGATTTCTGGATGGAGAAAGAAAATCCGCTCTTCAAAAGTTCGAAAACTTAGGTTTTCCGACAAAAAAAGACGAAGAATATAAATATACCGGCATAAAAGAAATTACGGAAAAAAACTATAATTTTTTCCCTAAAGAAAGTCACAATATTACCAAAGAACAGCTGGATCAGCTGCATTTGGGTGAAGAAAATTTTGACTGGATTGTTTTTGTGAACGGTAAACTTCATAAAGAACTTTCAAGAGTTTCTATCGAGAATGTAGAATTTCTTTCATTCAACTATGCTTTGAATGATGAAAAACATAAAGAAGTATTCAATACCTATTTCAATACTATTGCTTCTAAGGATACTGCTTTCACTAACCTGAACCTTGCTTACTGCAAATACGGTTTCTTTTTGAAAGTTCCGAAAAATGTGGTCATTGAAAAACCAATCCACATTTTCTACATCTCTCAGAACCAGGAAGAAAATACATTCTACAATACAAGAAACTTACTGATTGTAGAGGAAGGAGCTAAAGTGGAAGTTATAGAAAGCCACCATAATTTCGACAGTACATATGTACTTACGAATTCTGTGACGGAAATCTTTACCTATCCTAACGCAAAAGCAGACTGGCACAAGCTTCAGAATGACAACAACACGTCATATCTTATCGACAGCACTTTCGCAAGACAGGAAAAAGACAGCTTAACTACTGTAAACACGTTCTCTTTCGGAGGAAAACTGGTAAGAAACAATCTGGATTTCATTCATAACGGAAGCAATATCAATTCTTTCATGAACGGGATTACGATCATAGGAAAAGATCAGCTTGTGGACCACCATACGGCAGTTCACCACAATTTCCCGAACTGTGAAAGCTACCAGAATTATAAAGGTATTTTTGACGGAAATGCACACGGTGTTTTCAACGGAAAAGTTTTCGTAGACAAAATTGCCCAGAAAACCAATGCTTACCAACAAAACAACAATGTATTGCTAAGTGAAGGCGCTACTATTGACACCAAGCCTCAGCTGGAGATCTTTGCTGATGATGTAAAATGCTCCCACGGCTGTACAGTAGGCCAGCTGAATGAAGATGCCCTGTTCTATTTAAGAGCAAGAGGAATTTCCAAAAAAGAAGCTCAGGCACTGCTTTTATATGCTTTTGCCAATGATGCAATGCAGAACATTGATATTGAACCGCTTAAAGAAAAAATTTCAAAACTTTTAGCTGAAAAGCTACAGGTTGATATAGAATTTTAAGACTAATATAAATTGATACCAAAAAAGCACTTCGAACTGAAGTGCTTTTTCATTTGTTATCCTGTCCGGAATTATTTCAGCCAGGACTGGTTTTCTTTCTTATCGGAACGTTTTTTTCCGTTATCTATATTATAGGCAAAACCTACTCCCAAAGTCTGTTTTAACTGTGTTTTCTGAATTTGATTATGGTCATACAGCAGATCCAGTGTAATATTCGTTGAAATAAACTTATTGATCTTCATATTAAGAACTCCGCTATATCCAAGCACCAAACGGTCAGGGTGATCAAGATAGTTTGAAAATACCGAAGCTGTATTCGTCAGATTAATATTTTCCATGATTTTGATCTTATAAATAGCGGTTCCCAGGAAACCGAACTGGAACAGAGAAGAATCCCCGTCGTTTTTAAGCCCATAGGTTCCTGCGGTCTGGAGATCTTCATCCAATACAAAAGTCCATCTTGCATTCGCAGGACGAAGGGTCATTGTAAAGTTATCATTGGGACGGTAGGTAACCCCGGCACCTATATTAAGATATCCCGGAGCCATAAAATTCGATATTTTTTTTGCTTCAGGATTATTTCCGTCTTCATAACCGCCTGCAAACTGGGTCTGAAGGCTCATCCCTCCTGAAAGGTACCAGTTTTTAGCAAATTCACGCCCGTAATTGGTAGACAGGTTGATCACATCCTGTGTTTTTCTGGTTCCGATTCCCTTTGTATTATTCTGTCCGTATCCTAAAATGATGATGTTTTCCCAGAGGTCTTTTCCTTTTTCATAGGTAAGGTTATAGTTTACTCCGGCAAGCCAGCCCACATTATTGGCCCCACCGCCAACCCAGTTTGAAAATGCAGCCTGGTTGAGCATCAATGTATTCTGGCCCTGGATGGACCATGCTTTCACAGTATCTGTTGTAGCAGCTTCAGGCTTAACTTCCTGAGCCATTGCACTGATTCCAAAAGAAATGGAAGCGGCCAATAAAATTTTTTTCATAGAGTAAGGATTTTCGTTACAAAAATATACATATATTTTTTGGTAAAAAACTAATCACCCTCATTTGAAATATTAAATTATTATTTAATGCATTAAAAGACTGTAAAATACATCTGAAAAAAGTCAAAATGAACTTATCTCTACTTAAAATATTCCTTGTCCATAAAAAAGCACTTCTCATGGAAGCGCTTTATAGTTTTAAAATAAATCTATCCTTATTTTTTAATCCACCATTGGCTGTCTTTTCGGTCAGACCGCTTTACACCATTATTTAAAGTGTAGGCAAAGCCTATCCCAAGCGTCTGCTTTAGCTGTGTTTTCTGGATTTGGTTATGATCGTACAGCAGATCCAAAGTGACATTAGATGATATGAATTTATTGACTTTGAAGTTTACAACAGCTCCGTAAGCAAGAACCAGCCGTTCCGGATGGTCCAGATAATTGGAGAATACAGAAGCAGTATTGGTTATATTAATATTCTCCATCAGTTTTACTTTGTATAAAGCTGTTCCCAGAAAACCGAACTGCAAAAGTGAAGTATCCCCGTCATTTTTCAAACCATAACTTCCTGCGAACTGCAAGTCTTTATCCAGAACGAAAGTCCATCTGGCGTTGATAGGACGCATGGTTACCGTAAGATTGTCATTAGGCCTGTATGTAATACCCATCCCGAGGTTCAGATAACCGGGAGCCATAAAATTGGATATTTTTTTAGCCGCCGGATTATTCCCGTCTTCATATCCTTTATAAAATTGTGACTGTAATCCCGCCCCTGCGGAAAAATACCAGCTATTAGAGAATTTCCGCCCATAATTGGTGGAAATATTCATTACGTCTTGTGTTTTCCTTACACCAAGCCCCTTAGTATCATTCTGTCCATAATCCAGGGCAATAATATTTTCCCATAGATCATTATCTTTTTCATAGGTAATATTGTAATTCACTCCGGCAAGCCAGCCTACATTGTTGGCTCCACCGCCCACCCAGTTTGAAAAGGCAGCCTGATTGATCATCAGAGTATTTTTTCCCAATACCGACCAGTATTTTACTGTATCCACGACTACTGAATCTTTTTTCAATTCTTCTTGTGCACTTGCATAAATCCCTATAGAAAAGGAAAGAATCAATAAAAACTTCTTCATTATTTTACATGATTTTCATTACAAAAATATTAATATAATTCTCTTTAAGCCAAAAACCGGCCTATAAAAAGCCTAAATCGGCATTTTTTTTTCTTTAAGGAACCAAAAACAAGCCACTTTCATACATTCATTATCAAATTAGGTATTTAAATTTTAAAAACTGAAACCTTTTGTCTTAAAATAAACAGCTCTCCCTCAAATACATCGACAAATTTTCCGAAATTTATCATTGGCTTTTGATTTGACGTAAATTGATCATGTTTAAAAATATAATTTCCAAAAGAGCTGTTATAACCCCTTTGCTGATGCTTTCCGCAATGTGGTTGGGTTATTTTCTACAAACACAAGGCTTTTTTCAAAGCTGTTTTGGAGCCATTATACCTTTATTGCCCGAAGGCTTACTGGGAATTATTACATCCCCCCTTCTGCATGGAAATATGGATCATATCATAAGCAACTCTATCCCGATAGCTGTGCTTCTGTTTCTTTTATATCAGTTTTACCCCTTGGTAGCCAATAAGGTTTTCATTATCGGCTGGCTGGCTACAGGGCTCCTGGTATGGCTTCTGCCTCCAATAGACATCCTTACCGGAGATTATATGTACACCTGCACTATTGGAGCCAGTGGTGTGGTTTATGTTCTTGCGTTTTTCCTGTTCTTCAGTGGGGTTTTTAAATGGAATACAAAGCTACTGACCATTTCGATGCTTGTCGTTTTATACTATGGCAGCCTGGTTTGGGGTATGTTTCCTGAAGAATTGTTTTCCAATCTTCAGGAACCCAGCAGAATCTCATGGCAGGCTCACCTTTCAGGAGCCGTTGTAGGCAGTATCATTGCTTTTGCTTTTAAAAATGTCGGGGAAAGGAAAAAAAAGTACATCTGGGAATTTCCAAACTATTACAGCGAAAAAGACGATAAACTGTGGCAGGAATACAAAGAAAACCACCCGGAAGACTTTCTGGAGCTGCCTTATAAAAAAAGAGATGACATCTGGGATCATTTGGATGAATTAAGAAAAAGATAAAGCTTATTTTATTACATTTGAAAAAAAACACACATGATCACTGAAGAATATCTCTATGCAATTGCCCTGCGCGAATGCAGCCTGATCGGCGATATTAATTTTCAAAAGCTTATAAAATCCTTCGGAAGTGCTGAAGAAGCCTGGAAAAAAGCAAAAAAGGATTATTCAAAGACCGACGGCCTGGGGAGAAAAACAGTGGCCGAGATCGGCAACAAAGATTATCTGGAATTTGCAGAAAAAGAAATACAATTCTGCGAAAAGAATAATATCCGGATTAAACTCCGCCACCTTAAGGAACTTTCCAGTCTGCTTAATGAATGTGATGATGCTCCTGCAATCCTTTATCAAAAAGGAAACTTTGATGATTCCCTGCAAAAACTGAGCATCGTAGGAACCAGGAATATGACTTCTTATGGAAAGCAATTTATAGAAGATTTCTTTGAAGCATCCCAATCTTCTAAATACATATCTGTGAGCGGATTAGCTCTTGGAGTAGACAGGGAAGTTCACGAACAGTCCCTTCACTATAAAGTTCCGACAATAGCGGTCCTTGCCCACGGATTTCACACCTTATACCCCTCCAAAAACAAAAAATTATCTGAAAGGATTCTCCAGGAGGGCGGATCATTAATTACAGAATTCAATTCCTCCCGGAAACCGGACCGTGAAAATTTTATTCAGCGAAATAGAATTATAGCTGGAATTTCTCCTTCAACCATAGTGGTGGAAACCGGTTTTGGCGGCGGCTCAATAAGCACGGCAACCTTTGCCAATGATTATAACCGTGAGATATTTGCCCTTCCCGGAAAGATAACAGATCCTAACAGTCAGGGATGCAATCAGCTGATTTTTCAAAATAAAGCAACTGCCATTTCCACCATTAAGGATCTGATGGATTCGCTTGGGTTCAATCTCTCAAAAGAAAAAACGGGTGAACTGTTTCCATACAGCGAGACGGAGGTTCAACTTACTGAAATTCAAGGAACCGTATATCAGACGATCAAAGCCCATCCTCAGGTATCTCTGGACGATCTGGCTGAGAAGATTTCAGTGCCATCTTATAAAATTCTTCCTACAATTTTAGAATTGGAGCTTTTGGGGAAAGTAAAATCATTTTCCGGGAGACAATTTGTGGCAATCTGACATTTAACGATTTCTTAATATTGCATTATTTGAGACGTAACTTTTAATTTTTAATAAAATTTATACAAGAATTATCAATTTAATAATATTTCGATACATTATTATTTAATTTTCAACAATGTTGAAATACAGTATTGTGAATCTTGAAAAAAAAATTAAATTTGTTGACAATAATATTCAACCCTAATATATGGAACAATATAATATTGACCAGAAAATCCAGGAGTTTATTGCCAAGATTGAAGCAAAAAATCCTAATGAACCAGAATTTTTACAAGCCGTAAAAGAAGTAGCTGTGACTGTAATTCCGTTTATTATGACCAAGAAGGAATACACAGGAATGAAGCTTCTTGAGAGAATGGCTGAAGCTGAAAGAATTATTATCTTCAGAGTTCCATGGGTTGATGATAAAGGAGAAATCCAGGTAAACAGAGGTTTCAGAATCCAGATGAACTCTGCGATCGGACCTTACAAAGGAGGAATCCGTTTCCATCCTACTGTAAACCTTTCAGTTCTTAAGTTCTTAGCTTTCGAGCAGGTATTTAAAAACTCACTAACCACTCTTCCGATGGGTGGAGGTAAAGGAGGTTCAGATTTCGATCCGCAAGGTAAATCTGATATGGAAGTAATGCGTTTCTGCCAGGCTTTCATGACTGAATTATGCAAACATATCGGTCCTGAAACAGACGTACCTGCAGGAGACATTGGTGTAGGAGCCAGAGAAATCGGTTACCTTTTCGGACAATACAAGAAAATCAGAAACGAGTTTACAGGAGTACTTACAGGAAAAGGGCTTGCTTACGGAGGCTCACTGATCCGTCCTGAAGCTACAGGATACGGAGTAGTATACTTTGCAGAGCAAATGCTTAAAACTATCGGACAGGATTTCAAAGGAAAAACAGTAACGGTATCAGGTTTCGGAAACGTGGCCTGGGGAGTGATCAAAAAAGCAACTGAGCTTGGTGCTAAAGTGGTAACAGTTTCCGGTCCTGATGGATATATCTATGATAAAGACGGTATCAGCGGTGAAAAGATTGATTATTTACTGGAACTGAGATCTTCAGGAAACAACAGAGCTGAGGATTATGCTAAAAAATATCCTTCTGCTGAATTCCACGCAGGAAAACGTCCTTGGAGCGTAAAATGTGATGTAGCATTCCCATCTGCAACCCAAAACGAACTGGATCTTGAAGATGCTAAGATTTTGGTTGAAAACGGATGTCTGTGTGTTACTGAGGCTGCCAACATGCCTTCTACCTTAGATGCGATCAACTATTTCTTAGATAATAAAGTATTGTTCTCGCCAGGTAAGGCTTCCAACGCCGGAGGTGTTGCCACTTCAGGTCTTGAGATGACTCAGAACTCCATCCGTCTGAACTGGACTTCTGAAGAGGTTGATGCAAGACTGAAAGAGATTATGATCGGAATTCACAAAGCCTGCAGAGACTACGGAAAAGACGAAGATGGCTACGTAAACTACGTGAAAGGGGCAAATATTGCCGGATTCGTGAAAGTTGCGGAAGCAATGCTGGCTCAGGGAGTAGTATAAAAAAT
Protein-coding sequences here:
- a CDS encoding DUF3078 domain-containing protein, whose protein sequence is MKKILLAASISFGISAMAQEVKPEAATTDTVKAWSIQGQNTLMLNQAAFSNWVGGGANNVGWLAGVNYNLTYEKGKDLWENIIILGYGQNNTKGIGTRKTQDVINLSTNYGREFAKNWYLSGGMSLQTQFAGGYEDGNNPEAKKISNFMAPGYLNIGAGVTYRPNDNFTMTLRPANARWTFVLDEDLQTAGTYGLKNDGDSSLFQFGFLGTAIYKIKIMENINLTNTASVFSNYLDHPDRLVLGYSGVLNMKINKFISTNITLDLLYDHNQIQKTQLKQTLGVGFAYNIDNGKKRSDKKENQSWLK
- a CDS encoding DUF3078 domain-containing protein, with amino-acid sequence MKKFLLILSFSIGIYASAQEELKKDSVVVDTVKYWSVLGKNTLMINQAAFSNWVGGGANNVGWLAGVNYNITYEKDNDLWENIIALDYGQNDTKGLGVRKTQDVMNISTNYGRKFSNSWYFSAGAGLQSQFYKGYEDGNNPAAKKISNFMAPGYLNLGMGITYRPNDNLTVTMRPINARWTFVLDKDLQFAGSYGLKNDGDTSLLQFGFLGTALYKVKLMENINITNTASVFSNYLDHPERLVLAYGAVVNFKVNKFISSNVTLDLLYDHNQIQKTQLKQTLGIGFAYTLNNGVKRSDRKDSQWWIKK
- a CDS encoding rhomboid family intramembrane serine protease; translation: MFKNIISKRAVITPLLMLSAMWLGYFLQTQGFFQSCFGAIIPLLPEGLLGIITSPLLHGNMDHIISNSIPIAVLLFLLYQFYPLVANKVFIIGWLATGLLVWLLPPIDILTGDYMYTCTIGASGVVYVLAFFLFFSGVFKWNTKLLTISMLVVLYYGSLVWGMFPEELFSNLQEPSRISWQAHLSGAVVGSIIAFAFKNVGERKKKYIWEFPNYYSEKDDKLWQEYKENHPEDFLELPYKKRDDIWDHLDELRKR
- the dprA gene encoding DNA-processing protein DprA, translating into MITEEYLYAIALRECSLIGDINFQKLIKSFGSAEEAWKKAKKDYSKTDGLGRKTVAEIGNKDYLEFAEKEIQFCEKNNIRIKLRHLKELSSLLNECDDAPAILYQKGNFDDSLQKLSIVGTRNMTSYGKQFIEDFFEASQSSKYISVSGLALGVDREVHEQSLHYKVPTIAVLAHGFHTLYPSKNKKLSERILQEGGSLITEFNSSRKPDRENFIQRNRIIAGISPSTIVVETGFGGGSISTATFANDYNREIFALPGKITDPNSQGCNQLIFQNKATAISTIKDLMDSLGFNLSKEKTGELFPYSETEVQLTEIQGTVYQTIKAHPQVSLDDLAEKISVPSYKILPTILELELLGKVKSFSGRQFVAI
- the gdhA gene encoding NADP-specific glutamate dehydrogenase; this translates as MEQYNIDQKIQEFIAKIEAKNPNEPEFLQAVKEVAVTVIPFIMTKKEYTGMKLLERMAEAERIIIFRVPWVDDKGEIQVNRGFRIQMNSAIGPYKGGIRFHPTVNLSVLKFLAFEQVFKNSLTTLPMGGGKGGSDFDPQGKSDMEVMRFCQAFMTELCKHIGPETDVPAGDIGVGAREIGYLFGQYKKIRNEFTGVLTGKGLAYGGSLIRPEATGYGVVYFAEQMLKTIGQDFKGKTVTVSGFGNVAWGVIKKATELGAKVVTVSGPDGYIYDKDGISGEKIDYLLELRSSGNNRAEDYAKKYPSAEFHAGKRPWSVKCDVAFPSATQNELDLEDAKILVENGCLCVTEAANMPSTLDAINYFLDNKVLFSPGKASNAGGVATSGLEMTQNSIRLNWTSEEVDARLKEIMIGIHKACRDYGKDEDGYVNYVKGANIAGFVKVAEAMLAQGVV